The following are encoded in a window of Thunnus albacares chromosome 17, fThuAlb1.1, whole genome shotgun sequence genomic DNA:
- the clcn7 gene encoding H(+)/Cl(-) exchange transporter 7 isoform X1 → MANITKKVSWSSRADESGAAGEGTPLLNGSEQPKLSRQLSGGGSIFQIGRLSTVDLEEEITSDEDSLRGRPKEIPHNEKLLSLKYESLDYDNIENQLFLEEERRMSYMGFRCLEISRWVVCGLIGFLTGLIACMIDIVVEELAGIKYQVVKENIEKFTEVGGLSISLILWAVLNSVFVMLGAIIVAFFEPIAAGSGIPQIKCYLNGVKIPRVVRLKTLLVKVFGVICSVVGGLAVGKEGPMIHSGAVVAAGVSQGRSTSLKRDFKIFEYFRRDTEKRDFVSAGAAAGVSAAFGAPVGGVLFSLEEGASFWNQMLTWRIFFASMISTFTLNFFLSIYHNNPGDLSNPGLINFGRFENERVAYNLYEIPLFIAMGAIGGLLGALFNVLNYWLTIFRIRYVHRPCLQVMEAMLVAAVTATVSFTMIYFSNDCQPLGPEHTEEYPLQLFCADGEYNSMATAFFNTPERSVRSLFHNQPGTYNPLTLGLFTLTYFFLACWTYGLAVSAGVFIPSLLIGAAWGRLCGILLASITSNGSIWADPGKYALIGAAAQLGGIVRMTLSLTVIMVEATGNVTYGLPIMLVLMTAKIVGDYFVEGLYDIHIKLQSVPFLHWEAPATSHWLTAREVMSSPVTCLNRIEKVGTIVDVLSNTSTNHNGFPVVAQVAGSDEPAKLCGLILRSQLIVLLKHKVFVELARSRLTQRKLQLKDFRDAYPRFPPIQSIHVSQDERECMMDLTEFMNATPYTVPQETSLPRVFKLFRALGLRHLVVVDDENRVVGLVTRKDLARYHLGKHGLEELQLAQT, encoded by the exons ATGGCCAACATCACGAAGAAAGTGTCGTGGTCTAGCCGAGCCGACGAGTCCGGGGCTGCCGGAGAGGGGACACCGCTGCTCAACGGCTCCGAGCAGCCCAAACTCTCCAGACAG CTGTCTGGAGGAGGCAGTATATTTCAGATAGGCAGACTCAGCACGGTGGATTTGGAGGAGGAGATAACGTCAGACGAG GACTCTCTTAGGGGCCGACCTAAAGAGATCCCTCATAATGAGAAGCTGCTGTCACTTAAATATGAG AGTCTGGACTATGATAACATTGAGAACCAGCTGtttctggaggaggagaggaggatgagttACATG GGTTTCCGCTGTCTGGAGATCAGTCGTTGGGTGGTCTGCGGTCTAATCGGCTTTCTGACGGGCCTCATCGCCTGCATGATAGACATAGTGGTGGAGGAGCTGGCTGGGATCAAATACCAAGTGGTCAAAGAGA ACATAGAGAAGTTCACAGAGGTGGGCGGCCTTTCTATCTCTCTCATCCTCTGGGCTGTCCTCAACTCCGTCTTTGTCATGTTGGGGGCCATTATAGTTGCGTTTTTTGAG CCCATCGCAGCAGGAAGTGGTATCCCTCAGATAAAGTGTTACCTGAACGGAGTCAAGATACCCCGGGTGGTACGACTCAAG ACACTGCTGGTGAAAGTGTTTGGTGTTATCTGTTCAGTGGTTGGTGGTCTTGCTGTCGGAAAG GAAGGTCCCATGATTCACTCTGGTGCAGTTGTAGCTGCGGGAGTCTCCCAGGGCAGGAGCACCTCTTTAAAGAGAGACTTCAAG atcTTTGAATACTTCcggagagacacagaaaaaagagaCTTTGTttctgctggagctgctgccGGAGTTTCAGCTGCTTTTGGAGCACCAGTCG GCGGCGTTCTGTTCTCTCTGGAGGAAGGAGCTTCTTTCTGGAACCAGATGTTGACATGGAGGATA TTCTTTGCTTCCATGATCTCTACCTTCACTCTGAACTTCTTCCTGAGTATCTATCACAACAATCCAGGTGACCTTTCCAACCCAGGTCTCATCAACTTCGGACGCTTTGAGAATGAA CGTGTGGCCTATAACCTCTATGAGATTCCCTTGTTCATCGCTATGGGAGCTATAG gtggattgctgggaGCTCTGTTCAACGTTCTCAACTACTGGCTGACCATCTTCAGGATCAG atACGTCCATCGCCCTTGTTTGCAAGTAATGGAGGCCATGTTGGTTGCTGCAGTGACGGCAACAGTGTCTTTCACCATGATCTACTTCTCCAATGACTGTCAGCCTCTGGGGCCAGAGCACACTGAGGAGTACCCACTGCAG CTGTTCTGTGCAGATGGGGAGTATAACTCCATGGCAACAGCCTTCTTCAACACTCCTGAGAGAAGCGTCCGTAGTCTCTTCCACAACCAGCCAG GAACCTACAATCCTCTGACCCTGGGATTGTTCACCCTGACTTATTTTTTCCTGGCTTGTTGGACCTACGGCCTGGCGGTGTCTGCTGGAGTCTTCATCCCATCTCTGCTGATTGGAGCAGCCTGGGGGAGATTGTGTGGAATACtgttggcctccatcacttccaatGGCTCg ATCTGGGCTGATCCTGGTAAATATGCCCTGATTGGAGCTGCAGCTCAGTTAG GTGGCATCGTGAGGATGACTCTCAGTTTGACTGTCATCATGGTGGAGGCCACAGGAAATGTCACATACGGTCTTCCCATCATGCTCGTCCTGATGACCGCTAAGATAGTCGGAGACTACTTTGTAGAG gGTCTGTATGACATCCACATCAAGCTGCAGAGTGTTCCCTTCCTGCACTGGGAGGCTCCTGCCACCTCCCACTGGCTGACTGCCAG AGAAGTGATGAGTTCACCAGTCACCTGTTTGAACAGGATAGAGAAGGTGGGAACAATCGTGGACGTCCTCAGCAACACCTCTACCAATCACAACGGCTTCCCTGTTGTCGCGCAGGTTGCTGGTAGTGATGAG CCAGCGAAGCTCTGCGGCCTCATCCTTCGCTCTCAGCTCATTGTTCTTCTCAAGCACAAG GTGTTTGTTGAATTAGCCCGGTCCAGGCTGACCCAGAGGAAGCTCCAGCTGAAGGACTTCAGGGACGCCTACCCCCGCTTCCCCCCAATCCAGAGCATCCACGTCTCCCAGGATGAGAGGGAGTGTATGATGGATCTCACAGAGTTCATGAACGCAACGCCTTACACTGTACCACAG GAAACATCTCTTCCTCGTGTGTTTAAGCTGTTCAGAGCGCTGGGACTCAGACACCTGGTGGTAGTGGACGATGAGAACAGG GTGGTCGGACTGGTGACCAGAAAAGACTTGGCCAGATATCACCTGGGCAAACATGGACTGGAGGAACTTCAGCTGGCCCAGACATag
- the clcn7 gene encoding H(+)/Cl(-) exchange transporter 7 isoform X2, protein MANITKKVSWSSRADESGAAGEGTPLLNGSEQPKLSRQDSLRGRPKEIPHNEKLLSLKYESLDYDNIENQLFLEEERRMSYMGFRCLEISRWVVCGLIGFLTGLIACMIDIVVEELAGIKYQVVKENIEKFTEVGGLSISLILWAVLNSVFVMLGAIIVAFFEPIAAGSGIPQIKCYLNGVKIPRVVRLKTLLVKVFGVICSVVGGLAVGKEGPMIHSGAVVAAGVSQGRSTSLKRDFKIFEYFRRDTEKRDFVSAGAAAGVSAAFGAPVGGVLFSLEEGASFWNQMLTWRIFFASMISTFTLNFFLSIYHNNPGDLSNPGLINFGRFENERVAYNLYEIPLFIAMGAIGGLLGALFNVLNYWLTIFRIRYVHRPCLQVMEAMLVAAVTATVSFTMIYFSNDCQPLGPEHTEEYPLQLFCADGEYNSMATAFFNTPERSVRSLFHNQPGTYNPLTLGLFTLTYFFLACWTYGLAVSAGVFIPSLLIGAAWGRLCGILLASITSNGSIWADPGKYALIGAAAQLGGIVRMTLSLTVIMVEATGNVTYGLPIMLVLMTAKIVGDYFVEGLYDIHIKLQSVPFLHWEAPATSHWLTAREVMSSPVTCLNRIEKVGTIVDVLSNTSTNHNGFPVVAQVAGSDEPAKLCGLILRSQLIVLLKHKVFVELARSRLTQRKLQLKDFRDAYPRFPPIQSIHVSQDERECMMDLTEFMNATPYTVPQETSLPRVFKLFRALGLRHLVVVDDENRVVGLVTRKDLARYHLGKHGLEELQLAQT, encoded by the exons ATGGCCAACATCACGAAGAAAGTGTCGTGGTCTAGCCGAGCCGACGAGTCCGGGGCTGCCGGAGAGGGGACACCGCTGCTCAACGGCTCCGAGCAGCCCAAACTCTCCAGACAG GACTCTCTTAGGGGCCGACCTAAAGAGATCCCTCATAATGAGAAGCTGCTGTCACTTAAATATGAG AGTCTGGACTATGATAACATTGAGAACCAGCTGtttctggaggaggagaggaggatgagttACATG GGTTTCCGCTGTCTGGAGATCAGTCGTTGGGTGGTCTGCGGTCTAATCGGCTTTCTGACGGGCCTCATCGCCTGCATGATAGACATAGTGGTGGAGGAGCTGGCTGGGATCAAATACCAAGTGGTCAAAGAGA ACATAGAGAAGTTCACAGAGGTGGGCGGCCTTTCTATCTCTCTCATCCTCTGGGCTGTCCTCAACTCCGTCTTTGTCATGTTGGGGGCCATTATAGTTGCGTTTTTTGAG CCCATCGCAGCAGGAAGTGGTATCCCTCAGATAAAGTGTTACCTGAACGGAGTCAAGATACCCCGGGTGGTACGACTCAAG ACACTGCTGGTGAAAGTGTTTGGTGTTATCTGTTCAGTGGTTGGTGGTCTTGCTGTCGGAAAG GAAGGTCCCATGATTCACTCTGGTGCAGTTGTAGCTGCGGGAGTCTCCCAGGGCAGGAGCACCTCTTTAAAGAGAGACTTCAAG atcTTTGAATACTTCcggagagacacagaaaaaagagaCTTTGTttctgctggagctgctgccGGAGTTTCAGCTGCTTTTGGAGCACCAGTCG GCGGCGTTCTGTTCTCTCTGGAGGAAGGAGCTTCTTTCTGGAACCAGATGTTGACATGGAGGATA TTCTTTGCTTCCATGATCTCTACCTTCACTCTGAACTTCTTCCTGAGTATCTATCACAACAATCCAGGTGACCTTTCCAACCCAGGTCTCATCAACTTCGGACGCTTTGAGAATGAA CGTGTGGCCTATAACCTCTATGAGATTCCCTTGTTCATCGCTATGGGAGCTATAG gtggattgctgggaGCTCTGTTCAACGTTCTCAACTACTGGCTGACCATCTTCAGGATCAG atACGTCCATCGCCCTTGTTTGCAAGTAATGGAGGCCATGTTGGTTGCTGCAGTGACGGCAACAGTGTCTTTCACCATGATCTACTTCTCCAATGACTGTCAGCCTCTGGGGCCAGAGCACACTGAGGAGTACCCACTGCAG CTGTTCTGTGCAGATGGGGAGTATAACTCCATGGCAACAGCCTTCTTCAACACTCCTGAGAGAAGCGTCCGTAGTCTCTTCCACAACCAGCCAG GAACCTACAATCCTCTGACCCTGGGATTGTTCACCCTGACTTATTTTTTCCTGGCTTGTTGGACCTACGGCCTGGCGGTGTCTGCTGGAGTCTTCATCCCATCTCTGCTGATTGGAGCAGCCTGGGGGAGATTGTGTGGAATACtgttggcctccatcacttccaatGGCTCg ATCTGGGCTGATCCTGGTAAATATGCCCTGATTGGAGCTGCAGCTCAGTTAG GTGGCATCGTGAGGATGACTCTCAGTTTGACTGTCATCATGGTGGAGGCCACAGGAAATGTCACATACGGTCTTCCCATCATGCTCGTCCTGATGACCGCTAAGATAGTCGGAGACTACTTTGTAGAG gGTCTGTATGACATCCACATCAAGCTGCAGAGTGTTCCCTTCCTGCACTGGGAGGCTCCTGCCACCTCCCACTGGCTGACTGCCAG AGAAGTGATGAGTTCACCAGTCACCTGTTTGAACAGGATAGAGAAGGTGGGAACAATCGTGGACGTCCTCAGCAACACCTCTACCAATCACAACGGCTTCCCTGTTGTCGCGCAGGTTGCTGGTAGTGATGAG CCAGCGAAGCTCTGCGGCCTCATCCTTCGCTCTCAGCTCATTGTTCTTCTCAAGCACAAG GTGTTTGTTGAATTAGCCCGGTCCAGGCTGACCCAGAGGAAGCTCCAGCTGAAGGACTTCAGGGACGCCTACCCCCGCTTCCCCCCAATCCAGAGCATCCACGTCTCCCAGGATGAGAGGGAGTGTATGATGGATCTCACAGAGTTCATGAACGCAACGCCTTACACTGTACCACAG GAAACATCTCTTCCTCGTGTGTTTAAGCTGTTCAGAGCGCTGGGACTCAGACACCTGGTGGTAGTGGACGATGAGAACAGG GTGGTCGGACTGGTGACCAGAAAAGACTTGGCCAGATATCACCTGGGCAAACATGGACTGGAGGAACTTCAGCTGGCCCAGACATag